One region of Pagrus major chromosome 7, Pma_NU_1.0 genomic DNA includes:
- the atf7a gene encoding cyclic AMP-dependent transcription factor ATF-7a has translation MFSSSALPQLHCKLFAKMGDDRPFVCNAPGCGQRFTNEDHLAVHKHKHEMTLKFGPARTDSVIIADQTPTPTRFLKNCEEVGLFNELASSFEQDEDDKRAKTSLPAANSVALDMSLQTTSDVKVKKEAPVEVDSSPPDSPESISGMSDSSTELMVKGKDTPPRSSAPTPTIVRPGSLPLHLGFDALQPTMPSPTSVITQAPPSNRTSLSSPTSHYPMMMLPSGQAVPVLPGPVQMPSVINLARPMCMVPNIPGIPGPPLGGSSSGSNSPSGYSTHIEAKMRLKAALSQQSPSGHSMGIMAMGSSPMVPQRAEQSQLLVQQPDAPSPAQPQVSPAQPTGGRRRRTVDDDPDERRQRFLERNRAAASRCRQKRKLWVSSLEKKAEELCNLNVSLSNEVSLLRNEVAHLKQLLLAHKDCPVTNLQKKNAYLAAEESMKDTEPTGSPAPVIQHSSLAPSPSAGQNGLSSRAAAEAMAMSVLAGMGQQQRAESGPSHIIMAAQSQSAAR, from the exons AGGTTTACCAATGAGGACCACTTGgctgtacacaaacacaaacatgagatgACACTTAAATTTGGACCAGCCAGGACAGACTCTGTCATTATTGCAG ACCAGACACCTACTCCCACCCGCTTCCTAAAGAACTGCGAGGAGGTTGGTCTGTTCAACGAGCTGGCCAGCTCCTTCGAACAAGACGAGGATGACAAGAGAGCAAAGACCTCT CTCCCTGCAGCCAACTCTGTAGCTTTGGACATGAGCCTGCAGACAACATCAGACGTGAAGGTGAAAAAAGAGGCACCCGTAGAGGTCGACTCCTCGCCACCAGACAGCCCTGAATCTATCTCTGGGatgtcagacagcagcacagagcttATGGTTAAAGGAAAG GACACACCACCCAGGAGTTCAGCCCCCACCCCAACTATTGTGCGTCCAGGTTCCCTCCCACTACACTTGGGCTTTGATGCCCTTCAGCCCACCATGCCGTCACCCACCTCTGTCATCACACAGGCACCACCTTCCAATCGTACCAGTCTTAG TTCGCCAACCAGCCACTATCCCATGATGATGCTTCCCTCTGGTCAGGCAGTGCCCGTGCTCCCTGGTCCAGTGCAGATGCCCTCTGTCATTAAT CTGGCCCGACCCATGTGCATGGTACCCAACATTCCTGGGATCCCCGGTCCTCCTCTGGGAGGTAGCAGCAGCGGCTCTAACTCTCCCTCTGGCTACAGCACCCACATAGAGGCCAAGATG CGTCTGAAGGCCGCGCTGTCCCAGCAGAGCCCGTCAGGGCATAGTATGGGGATCATGGCCATGGGCAGCAGCCCCATGGTACCTCAGAGGGCAGAGCAGAGCCAGCTGCTTGTCCAACAGCCAGATGCTCCATCACCTGCACAACCTCAG GTATCTCCAGCACAGCCTACAGGTGGGCGTCGGCGGCGGACAGTAGACGATGACCCAGATGAGCGAAGGCAGCGCTTCCTCGAGAGGAATCGGGCCGCAGCATCCCGCTGCAGACAGAAACGCAAACTGTGGGTCAGTTCCCTGGAGAAGAAGGCTGAGGAGCTCTGCAACCTGAACGTCTCGCTGTCG AATGAAGTGTCTCTGTTGCGGAACGAGGTGGCTCATttgaagcagctgctgctggccCACAAGGACTGTCCTGTGACCAACCTACAGAAGAAGAATGCCTACTTAG ctgcagaAGAGAGCATGAAAGACACAGAGCCCACAGGTTCTCCTGCCCCGGTGATCCAGCACAGCTCTTTGGCGCCCAGCCCCTCTGCGGGTCAAAATGGCCTGAGCTCAAGGGCAGCAGCTGAGGCAATGGCAATGTCTGTGCTGGCAGGAATGGGCCAGCAGCAGCGGGCTGAGAGTGGACCCTCTCACATTATCATGGCTGCACAGTCTCAATCTGCTGCTAGATGA